The following are encoded together in the Vibrio splendidus genome:
- a CDS encoding VF530 family protein, with protein MTEEERIELQQNNPLHGLKLDTMITELVDHYGWEILDAAMRMNCFNTKPTVASAVKYLKKTEWAREKVENFYLYRFKRMPKASDIEYQMPPRSRTFRHGLEPREPMELTVESILASQAKAASAFKERRGGNGRNFRR; from the coding sequence ATGACTGAAGAAGAAAGAATCGAACTGCAACAAAACAACCCACTGCACGGCTTAAAGCTAGATACTATGATCACTGAATTAGTGGATCATTACGGTTGGGAAATTTTGGATGCAGCAATGCGAATGAACTGCTTTAACACTAAGCCGACAGTAGCAAGCGCCGTTAAGTACTTGAAGAAAACAGAGTGGGCTCGTGAGAAGGTTGAGAACTTCTACCTTTACCGTTTCAAGCGCATGCCTAAAGCTTCAGATATCGAATACCAGATGCCTCCGCGTTCACGTACGTTCCGCCATGGGTTAGAACCTCGTGAGCCAATGGAATTGACGGTTGAATCGATTCTAGCATCACAAGCTAAAGCAGCGTCTGCATTTAAAGAGCGTCGCGGCGGTAACGGTCGTAATTTCCGTCGCTAG
- a CDS encoding HD-GYP domain-containing protein, producing MALTMFDYSQISRVAAQDKDIIAIVDDLFRLAREHYPILSRLSVVLCNENRASNYFVSDTLCQEAEHRHVEQELTPESALSRMSESLDTRIINDLTTISSTKQISHLLDLGHQSSYTTPIHHQESNLGFVFINASSTGFFANQTIQCDIAYLTQVISSLFVQWFERQRHFQSSLAIALNMGHARDPETKEHLIRMGKYSEQIARTLSYTKREITHQFIHRIRLYAPFHDIGKYRIPDKVLFSSARFNEEERNIMNNHTLYGEEMIDDVVALSHHSSMCSEEIQFIKNIVRHHHERFDGSGLPDALSNTAIPLEARIVTLADVFDALMSKRAYKHAWSLDEVMEYIEAQNGSMFDPECVVALKQNLDGFMAIREQYNDDAQPHLMTA from the coding sequence TTGGCTTTGACCATGTTTGACTACTCCCAAATCAGCAGAGTAGCTGCCCAAGATAAAGACATTATCGCCATCGTTGATGATCTCTTTCGGCTAGCTCGCGAACATTACCCCATTCTGTCTAGGCTCTCGGTTGTGCTATGCAACGAAAATAGAGCGTCGAATTACTTTGTTTCGGATACTCTGTGCCAAGAAGCCGAACATCGCCATGTCGAGCAAGAACTTACGCCAGAATCGGCTTTGTCGCGCATGTCTGAGTCTTTAGATACCCGGATCATCAACGACCTCACCACCATTAGCTCAACCAAACAAATATCTCACCTACTCGATCTCGGTCATCAAAGCAGTTATACAACACCAATTCATCATCAAGAAAGTAATCTTGGGTTTGTGTTTATCAATGCTTCATCAACAGGATTTTTTGCTAACCAAACTATTCAGTGTGATATCGCCTATCTCACTCAAGTCATCTCTAGCCTTTTCGTTCAGTGGTTTGAGCGCCAGCGTCATTTTCAGTCCTCTTTAGCGATCGCTTTAAATATGGGTCATGCTCGAGACCCAGAAACCAAAGAACACCTAATTCGCATGGGTAAATACAGTGAACAAATTGCTCGCACTCTGTCGTACACCAAAAGGGAAATTACACACCAATTCATTCATCGAATTCGGTTGTATGCGCCCTTCCACGACATAGGTAAATATCGAATTCCAGATAAAGTGTTATTCAGTAGCGCGCGTTTCAATGAAGAAGAAAGAAACATCATGAACAATCACACCTTGTATGGCGAAGAGATGATTGATGACGTGGTTGCCCTTTCCCACCACAGCTCGATGTGCAGTGAAGAGATTCAATTCATTAAGAATATTGTGCGCCACCATCATGAACGGTTTGATGGCTCTGGATTGCCTGATGCTTTGAGTAACACAGCGATACCACTCGAAGCTCGAATAGTGACATTAGCCGATGTATTCGATGCGCTGATGAGCAAAAGAGCTTATAAGCACGCGTGGTCACTCGATGAAGTGATGGAATACATAGAAGCGCAGAACGGTTCAATGTTCGACCCAGAGTGTGTCGTGGCTCTTAAACAGAACCTAGACGGCTTTATGGCAATTCGGGAGCAATACAATGACGATGCTCAGCCGCATTTAATGACAGCTTAA
- the gnd gene encoding decarboxylating NADP(+)-dependent phosphogluconate dehydrogenase, with the protein MKGDIGVIGLAVMGQNLILNMNDHGFKVVAHNRTAAKVDEFLEGPAKGTNIVGAYSLEELVEKLEAPRKVMLMVRAGDVVDTFIDKLVPLLDKGDIIIDGGNTNFPDTNRRVAALREKGIHFIGTGVSGGEEGARFGPSIMPGGSPEAWEAVKPIFQGISAKTDAGEPCCDWVGNDGAGHFVKMVHNGIEYGDMQLITEAYQFMKDGLGMNHDEMQAVFADWNKTELDSYLVEITADILGYKDEDGEALVEKILDTAGQKGTGKWTGINALDMGIPLTLITESVFSRCLSALKDQRVEAEKLFGKTVAPVEGDKQEWVDAIRQALLASKIISYAQGFMLMREASNENGWDLNYGNVALMWRGGCIIRSAFLGNIRDAYEANPEIAFLGSDAYFKGILDNCMGAWRKVAAKSMESGIPMPCMTSALTFLDGYTTARLPANLLQAQRDYFGAHTYERTDRPRGEFFHTNWTGTGGDTASTTYDV; encoded by the coding sequence ATGAAAGGTGATATCGGTGTAATTGGCCTAGCAGTAATGGGTCAGAACCTTATCCTAAACATGAACGACCACGGCTTCAAAGTTGTGGCTCACAACCGTACTGCTGCTAAGGTAGACGAGTTCCTAGAAGGCCCAGCTAAGGGTACTAACATTGTTGGTGCTTACTCTCTAGAAGAGCTAGTTGAGAAACTAGAAGCGCCACGTAAAGTGATGCTTATGGTTCGTGCTGGTGATGTTGTAGATACGTTCATCGACAAGCTTGTACCACTTCTAGACAAAGGCGACATCATCATTGATGGTGGTAACACTAACTTCCCAGACACAAACCGTCGTGTTGCTGCTCTTCGCGAGAAAGGCATCCACTTCATCGGTACGGGTGTTTCTGGTGGTGAAGAAGGTGCTCGTTTCGGTCCTTCTATCATGCCAGGCGGTTCTCCTGAAGCTTGGGAAGCAGTTAAGCCTATTTTCCAAGGTATCTCTGCGAAAACTGACGCAGGTGAGCCTTGTTGTGATTGGGTTGGTAACGACGGTGCTGGTCACTTCGTTAAGATGGTTCACAATGGCATCGAATACGGTGACATGCAGCTTATCACTGAAGCATACCAGTTCATGAAAGATGGCTTAGGTATGAACCACGACGAAATGCAGGCTGTATTTGCTGACTGGAACAAAACTGAGCTAGACAGCTACCTAGTAGAAATCACTGCTGACATCCTTGGCTACAAAGATGAAGACGGTGAAGCGCTAGTTGAGAAGATCCTAGACACTGCTGGCCAAAAAGGTACAGGCAAATGGACAGGTATCAACGCACTAGACATGGGTATCCCACTGACTCTAATCACTGAGTCTGTATTCTCTCGTTGCCTATCTGCACTTAAAGACCAACGTGTTGAAGCTGAAAAACTGTTCGGCAAGACTGTTGCTCCAGTTGAAGGCGACAAGCAAGAGTGGGTTGATGCAATCCGTCAGGCTCTACTTGCTTCTAAGATCATCTCTTACGCTCAAGGTTTCATGCTAATGCGTGAAGCGTCGAACGAAAACGGCTGGGATCTAAACTACGGTAACGTTGCTCTTATGTGGCGTGGCGGTTGTATCATCCGTTCTGCATTCCTAGGCAACATTCGTGATGCTTACGAAGCGAACCCAGAGATCGCTTTCCTAGGTTCAGATGCATACTTCAAAGGCATCCTAGACAACTGCATGGGCGCTTGGCGTAAAGTTGCAGCTAAGTCTATGGAATCTGGTATCCCAATGCCATGTATGACTTCTGCACTAACGTTCCTAGACGGCTACACTACAGCTCGTCTTCCAGCGAACCTTCTACAAGCTCAACGTGACTACTTCGGTGCTCACACTTACGAGCGTACTGACCGTCCACGTGGTGAATTCTTCCACACAAACTGGACTGGTACAGGCGGCGACACTGCTTCTACAACTTACGACGTATAA